One window of Theropithecus gelada isolate Dixy chromosome 4, Tgel_1.0, whole genome shotgun sequence genomic DNA carries:
- the PLG gene encoding plasminogen isoform X3 has protein sequence MEHKEVVLLLLLFLKSGQGEPLDDYVNTKGASLFSITKKQLRAGSIEECAAKCEEEEEFTCRSFQYHSKEQQCVIMAENRKSSIVFRMRDVVLFEKKG, from the exons ATGGAACATAAGGAAGTGGttcttctacttcttttatttctgaaatcag GTCAAGGAGAGCCTCTGGATGACTATGTGAATACCAAGGGGGCTTCACTGTTCAGCATCACTAAGAAGCAgctgagggcaggaagcataGAAGAATGTGCAGCAAAatgtgaggaggaggaagaattcACCTGCAG GTCATTCCAATATCACAGTAAAGAGCAACAATGTGTGATAATGGCTGAAAACAGGAAGTCCTCCATAGTCTTTAGGATGAGAGATGTcgttttatttgaaaagaaag GGTGA